The following coding sequences are from one Portunus trituberculatus isolate SZX2019 chromosome 32, ASM1759143v1, whole genome shotgun sequence window:
- the LOC123512106 gene encoding glucose-induced degradation protein 8 homolog isoform X1 produces MRTNVDSDTDQSGTNEGVKAMETSEWLEETNKMHIHRADMNKLIMNYLVMEGFKEAAEKFSIEANIKPPMDLDQLDERIRIRTAIQNGQFQEAMRMVTALHPEILDDNSQLYFHLQQQVLIELIREGRVEEAVVYAQDHLAERGQRDPSILNELERTLALLAFDQPDTSPFGDLLHPSHRQKQVASELNAAILRAQNQEETTPLLAELLKLLLWAQDELNKKKVQYPYMTDLIKGQIEERK; encoded by the exons ATGAGAACAAACGTGGACAGTGACACTGACCAGAGTGGCACGAACGAGGGAGTGAAGGCCATGGAAACCTCGGAGTGGTTAGAGGAGACCAACAAGATGCATATCCACAGAGCCGACATGAACAAGCTCATTATGAACTACCTCGTCATGg AGGGGTTCAAGGAGGCCGCTGAAAAGTTCTCCATTGAGGCCAATATAAAGCCACCAATGGACCTGGACCAGCTGGACGAGCGTATCCGAATCAGAACAGCGATACAGAATGGCCAGTTCCAGGAGGCGATGAGGATGGTGACAGCCTTGCACCCGGAGATCCTGGATGACAACTCCCAGCTCTACTTCCACCTCCAG CAACAGGTGCTGATTGAGCTGATCCGTGAGGGGCGTGTGGAGGAGGCTGTGGTGTATGCTCAGGACCACTTGGCGGAGCGTGGCCAGCGGGACCCTTCCATCCTCAATGAGCTGGAGAGGACCCTGGCGCTGCTTGCCTTTGACCAGCCTGACACATCCCCATTCGGTGACCTCCTGCACCCCTCACACCGCCAGAAG CAGGTTGCCAGTGAGCTGAATGCAGCCATCCTTCGCGCACAGAACCAGGAGGAGACCACTCCACTCCTAGCCGAGCTACTCAAACTGCTACTGTGGGCTCAGGATGAACTCAACAAGAAGAAAGTGCAATACCCATACATGACAGACCTCATCAAGGGTCAGATAGAAGAACGCAAGTGA
- the LOC123512106 gene encoding glucose-induced degradation protein 8 homolog isoform X2, which yields MRTNVDSDTDQSGTNEGVKAMETSEWLEETNKMHIHRADMNKLIMNYLVMEGFKEAAEKFSIEANIKPPMDLDQLDERIRIRTAIQNGQFQEAMRMVTALHPEILDDNSQLYFHLQQQVLIELIREGRVEEAVVYAQDHLAERGQRDPSILNELERTLALLAFDQPDTSPFGDLLHPSHRQKVASELNAAILRAQNQEETTPLLAELLKLLLWAQDELNKKKVQYPYMTDLIKGQIEERK from the exons ATGAGAACAAACGTGGACAGTGACACTGACCAGAGTGGCACGAACGAGGGAGTGAAGGCCATGGAAACCTCGGAGTGGTTAGAGGAGACCAACAAGATGCATATCCACAGAGCCGACATGAACAAGCTCATTATGAACTACCTCGTCATGg AGGGGTTCAAGGAGGCCGCTGAAAAGTTCTCCATTGAGGCCAATATAAAGCCACCAATGGACCTGGACCAGCTGGACGAGCGTATCCGAATCAGAACAGCGATACAGAATGGCCAGTTCCAGGAGGCGATGAGGATGGTGACAGCCTTGCACCCGGAGATCCTGGATGACAACTCCCAGCTCTACTTCCACCTCCAG CAACAGGTGCTGATTGAGCTGATCCGTGAGGGGCGTGTGGAGGAGGCTGTGGTGTATGCTCAGGACCACTTGGCGGAGCGTGGCCAGCGGGACCCTTCCATCCTCAATGAGCTGGAGAGGACCCTGGCGCTGCTTGCCTTTGACCAGCCTGACACATCCCCATTCGGTGACCTCCTGCACCCCTCACACCGCCAGAAG GTTGCCAGTGAGCTGAATGCAGCCATCCTTCGCGCACAGAACCAGGAGGAGACCACTCCACTCCTAGCCGAGCTACTCAAACTGCTACTGTGGGCTCAGGATGAACTCAACAAGAAGAAAGTGCAATACCCATACATGACAGACCTCATCAAGGGTCAGATAGAAGAACGCAAGTGA